The DNA region CTTACTGTAAGTGTACTGTAAGTGTGCAGCACTTGTCTGTATTCAGAGCCTTATAATTCCCagctaaattaatttattaatacaCGTTCTGTTTGAGTGTGTAGAACAGATTGTTCTGACTACTGAAATTGTAAATCTGATCAAAATAGATTTCCATTAATAAATGACGTGGTTTTATGTTGCCCTTCCCTATTCGGAAGAATGAATCTCTTCTCCTGGATAAAACTTCCCATAACTTGCCACTCATAAAACTCATGTTTAAGGTCTTGACAGGACTGTATTATACACATCTCAACCTTTCAATCACCTGGTCTTTTCTTCCCAAGTGTGATGACCATCAGATTAAGCATTCTTAACTTATAGGCTATGCCACCCATTCCTCATTCGAATGACCTAATTTGGCTGTTTTTAGAGAAGGGGTTTACCTATAGAAACCTCATTTACAACAAAACTGTACTAGGTATCTCCAAACAACCAATggttatttttcaaaaacaccttagacaatacagtaacagtgtATTTGACAGGACTTTATGATTTTCTGTTAAATAAGAGAAAAGTAAAGAAGCCCTCTTTTCTTATTAtcacaaaaatgcaatttccGCCTAAATTAAAGCCATGTTTTCAGGGTTATATTtcaggattttttaaagtgaattacTTTCTGACTCTTTTGTGATGTAGGGCAGACACTTGTTTTATACTTCAGCAAATATTATGAGGAAAGGAGTGAGCATTCTCAAGAAATTggcttttttgtcatatttcccTTATCCGAACTGGCCTGATTTGTCCCTTTTTCAGAGATTGGGGTAGTTGTAAagaatgccccccaaaaataattttgccccaaaataaaagttgaagacaaTCCATTTCATGAATGGGAGACccttaagatttaaaaaaacattgttgtgttttgttctacCTCGGGTAGGGGTACCTCAAAATCTGAGGGCCCCTGCTGCTAGACTATTAACTGATGAATTGATAAACAGGAAATTATTCAACAGCTACAGTATTTTGATAATTGGTGAAACATTTAGGCCacttttcaaataaaaatggCCAACATTCGATGGCTCCTGgttctaaaacatgacattttcctccttttccttGCCTTATATTACAGTAACCTAATATATCAGCATTTTCCACTGTTGGCCGGACAAAGCAAGACTTTTGTATTAAAGGCCAACTCCATCTGCATTCCTCTCCGTGCAGTGATGTAGGTTAGAGCCCTGATAGTAAGTTGGCTCGGATCTAAATTGGGGTTGTACGTggtacttatccacagtcagtgtattagcTACTGTAGATGGCAGTTGGCTGCCAtcaccagtttggagaagcaggcagatgTACTGCCATGAAAGCTAgacaatgtactgctgtagacgggggcagcaacaaaatatatatttcagccacaaaaaaatcattatcagtTTAAAAGAGAACACAACCTAAACTAAGAATTCAAATTTGGTATTTTTATGGCCGAGGttagttcaatcaatatttgtgaacatgaactatactctctcaaagccagaaaccagagaagacagtctcaaacttgtgatgacattttgagttttgagattaagttgttgatgttgatgtttaccaatatttttggactgtcatagaccacagaaaaaaaacatgtatggattttgaaaatgggcttTTAGGAATgggctatatttagaatattttatcttgctgtcagacagccctttctgacagagAAATGGGGGCTTTATATTGCTCTCTTTAAAAGGCACCAGTCtccaaaaacagtaattttgctTCACAGAACACTAaggttgctggtctaccaccgCCTCAATTGTTTAGTTTGTtcttgttattgtgtgactttcagATAAAGTTAGCTTagctgataatgaaaataatcattagtgaCGGCCTTTAAATACAGTGTGTCGCTGATATAGATCTTGAAGCTATTCCCATCTTGCCTTGGTGATCCTACCTTGACTAAATTGTTGGTGAACCAGAAGACCCCTCCCATGTTGAGAAGACTCTCAAACAGATGCAGGGCCCGGCTGTCCACCCAGCCTTTGCGCAGCACCACCTGGAACTGCTTGCTGAGGGCCATGTGGATGGGGTCTTTGGCCGGAAGCAGGTTGCGGTAGGGGATAGGCTCCTGGCCCTCCACTGGGGGGCGCAGGGTCGCGGCCGTTTGCTGGAAGACGTCGGCGCACATGTGCTCCATGATGGAACTCATAATGATTACGCTGGGGAGAGGACATAATATTTAATCCATATATTAATGGGGCTGAAGTTGTGAAGTATAAGTGTGTGTCTTAGTTGTTTGTACCGTTCATTGTAAAACTGCAGGGTGTTCTCCCCATACAGCGGGGTCACAAGCTGTCGGATCATAGTTTGGGGCTTCTCCCTCTCATCCCTCCCCAGCATCCTGACATGGGCAACCAGCCAGGCAACTGCGCAGATTGCCATACTGCAGACCTTCCCCTTGATGTTGTCAGTGATCTTCTGCCCTCACAGAGAGAGATAGCAGTTGCAAGAAAAGAGGAAGGATGTGGTTAGAAGAATGCAGGATACTGTCAAGTTAAGGAGGATTCTGACTGAAACGGCCTCCTTCCACATTTTGTGATTTGAAAACTTGAATGAATAGGGGAACATATACAGGACATCAGGACGTCACTGCTGTTGCAAGTTCTTACACATTCTTACTCGTCAGTTTCCACAGAATACGTCATAATCACTTGAGTAATGagtcaaaatgaaaaagtagGAGAAACAAAACCTTCAGACATGTAGTGTTTATTAGTAGTTAGGGAGGGGACTGACACTCCCCGAGCACCATGTGATACTCAGGAAATCTAACAAAATAATTGCTTATCGCACAGAAAAACAATGAGTAAGAACATTAAAGCTAAACAGACCTGTACTGCCTCCACAGAGAGAACACCATTCTCCCACGCATTCAGAACTTCCAAGATGGCTGCTGGCGTGCTGAGGCAGATTTCATGCCATTTCACCTGACTGTCAAAAGGGATAAACATCAGAGGAAGTTCCATATTTAGAGCATTCAATACAAAAAATACCTAACATGTGAATAAGATGAAACACTAACATACTCTGCAAGTCATTACTACACTTGATGTTCTGTCTAGAATTCATATGTATAGTCCTAATTTCCAGAAAACAATGATACCAGTCTAAAGCAGTGCTTACTAAATGAtcaatacattaaaataagcaTCAAAAGCAGCACTGAGGCCTGAGAAACTGTGGTTTCGCTTTGACATGTAGAAATAGAATGAGAATAGAATATACAATCCCATTCAAATCAACATAGCAGAATGGCCAGAGCGGCTGCCATCTTTACGAGTACCGTTGCCATTAGAAATAACTGTGATCTTTGTAGAGGGGCATATTCCATATAAACCAACTTGCAGTAAAGACCAAACAaccagtgaagaagaagaagcagcatgGAGAGGGCTCTTTTGGGCGCTATCTCCGTTGCCTTGCTGCTAATGAGGAATAATGGCTTGCTGGATTTAACTGCTTCATAATTCTATTTGAAAGTCATGTTTGGCCTTGTCATCCATGTCTCTAATCTCAGATGTCGGTGAGATTTCAGTTGAGTTTTGACCATTGGCTTGGTAACACACCAAGACACACAGATGTTGGTAATTACAGTATGAGCGTGACTTTCGGCCCAGGCTACATGATGAGCATCAacaagagacaaaaagaaaaatgtcagcTTAGTCTGTGCGGTACTTACAAATTACTGAGTGTTACGCACTTTAAGACGTGTGTTGTCACTATAACaactaaatatataaataactaATTAACTAATGATTTATAACATACTATAACGCAGTGTTATGACTTCCTCCATAAAGTCATATTTTATATTACTGCGACTGTGTTTTACTGTATTGTCATTTAGTTTCTGTTTATGCACTGGCCTCCAGTTATGGGTGCCCACAGGGGGAATTACGGTTGACAAATACATTATTAAAACGAAATTTCTGCTTGCAACTACATTATATTGTGTCCTAAACCATTTATGAAACATTTATATTCTATAAATACAGGTCACCCTAGTTAGCATGTAAAGTGTTGCTGTTGTAAGGATGTGCAAATTGAAATGAATGGATACAGATGGTCTGAAGAGGAGGGAACCCTCTTGAAGAACACTGGTAACCTTAGAAAACAGTCATCAGTGAGGTAAGGTATGTTGAGTGACTGACAGTGAACGGGATAAAGCATGCAAAATAACAATTCTTAAATTACAGATTAGTCTGTGACTTACACTAGCTTCATCTCTGAGGAGTTGTTCAGCAGGGTGACCAGGCTCTCCACTTTGCCAGGCTCTGGTCTGAAGCAGGGGTGGTCTGGGTTCAGAGTCTTGCCCTCTTCAGGCATACATGTCTGCAGCCATGTTTCAAAGAAGGGCGTCTCCCCGGAAGGGCTGGGGTCAGAAAGAATCACCTGGGAAGGAGAGACACGGGGTAGGTTTATGCTGTATGAATCAGTTTAGGCTTAATTGACCAAAATGAACAAATGACGTGGATGTGATCAGCAAGCAGAGATGCTGCAGACAATGTTAGTTCACAGCCCTCTCTGGACCTCTTGTGGCCTTACGCTGAAAGAGCAGGCTGATAAGCCGTAAAAAATCCACACCGAACACTGTACCCATTAACATCTTTACACTCTTTCTGACGACCTGTAACTGCCATGGACTAACCTCAGAGCCGTACGTCTGCACCACATGGCAGAGCATGAGGAAGGAGATGTCGAAGAGCAGAGCCCGCACTGACGCAGACTTggctgaaggagaggaggggaaaatCCTCAGTGTTAGTATCTCATTTAATAAATAATATGTCAATAAGGAAAGAAATTCCCacattggaacatgtcactcaTGTGTTTGAACTCACATCCTTCGCCGCTGATGTGCTTTGGAAACTCATTGAGCCTAGAACAAATAATAtcaaaaaaacatgttacaaGATTTGAAACATCTTGCTAAATATCCACTTCATATGTCGACTGGAGTTTCCACCctttaaaatattgttataaATTAATATGCAAGTCATTTTTATGTGAACCATGATTTTGCTGAGTAAGAGGACACTTTGTCTTCACTATTTTGCACGGACTCACTTAATGAACTTGCGGGCAAAGGATTTGAGTTTTccagtggctgctgctgctgctaagaGAAGATCTAGGCTCTTTCCAGACAACATGTGTCCCAGGACCCCCAAAAGGCCCTCAGGGGACTTGGAGTGGTCGGCATCTACTGTCTAATGAGTGAGAAAGGAAGAGTTACATCACGTGTCACATTTGTTGTCAGATACTTTCAGGCATCTTCTTTCCTGTTCCGATTCTAGACATTACTTAGTAAAAACCAGACCACTAACCACGAGCCAATGCCCTGTCCAGTTTAGATCAGCTTATGGTGCTCTACCTTGAGAATATTGGTGACAGTGGGCTCAGCTCGCAGGATCAGACCCGGGTTGGGCTGGATGTTAGCATTTTCTGCAGTCTTTAACCTTGGGGCGAACTCCCTGTCCTCGGTCCTGAATCAAATTTGCAAAGGGAGAGGGACCAGCAGGGATAGGCAAAGGAGACACAGAGATGGGGAGGAAGGGTTGGGGGATATGGGATATGGTGTACTGTGTGAATATGGTGAACTTCATCCATGACCATATTAACCAAAAGagctcagaaaatatcacacgTGTTCATTGTGAGACTGGAACCCATACCGTTTTGCAGTGAGGCAGGCTGTATTTGAATCCGACAGCAGGCCGAGCTTGTTACACTCCTGCAGGAGCATGCCAAGACAGTCACAACTATGTaaagaaagacaagaaaacTGGTGAGGCTTACCAGGCATTTAGCCGGCGTCCTTATCTAGAATGTCTTGGAATGATATTACAGGTAGTGAGGATGGATGTGGTGAGACTTTGGAGCACTTACTTGCATCTCTGATCAGCTTTGTCCAGTAGTGGGGTGAGTTTGAGTAAATACTGGAATGCAATATTCACGTCGTCCATGAAGtcctgaaaaatacatttgccaTGTTTTTACAAGTGACAGGTAACCATAATAAATGATCAtgattgtgtctgtgtttatttgttcaaAAGACATCAGTGAGGCAAATTTTATACCTGTCCTTTGTCACCCTGAGGATATTTCTTTAGTCGGAGCAGAACTTGTGGGATCTGGCATAAAGAAACGAGAAAGGAATCCCTTTAGGTGTGGTTGAGTTGTATTTGCAAAGATATGACAACACAGATTCCATCACTGTTACCTTTATCAGATGTAAGTCAGTTTACCTTATTTGCCCTTACATTCAAATTGACTTCATGTATTCTGAGCCTTCCGTCTATCAGACCTTCAACGGAGCATACAGTATGTTCATATGAAGGTGTACGTATGTATGATGTATGCCCTAATGACGGTCTGGTGGACAGAAAGCTcagaataaagtgaaacactaCACAGACGCAAATGTGCAGAAAATCTCTTCTATCAGTTTGGACTCACTCATGTTCCAAGCATCTTGCCAACACTAAACTGGGTGGAGTACTGTTAGTCCTGCGTGTGCAACAATAAACTAAAGTCAATCTAGACAAAGAAGAGTCTACATAAGACTAGAAATAAGCAAATAATACCGACAACACTAACTtcaaagaggaaacaaaaaaaacaaattaagtttAAACTTCAGTCAAAATCAAACCTGACTTTTGACATTAATTTTAAATCAAAAGGACAGTAAACACTCAGGCTACTGAGTGAAAAATTGACAGAGGCAGATCACAAGCAGATACGTGGCCTGATCTTTGCAATAGATCTTACCTTGAGGAATGTGAAGGCAGTCCATTTGAGCTCCTCTGTGCCCTCTGGTGACTCGATGAGGCCAGTGAAGCAGGCCTTCCAGATCTCCAggacaaaaagaggagcagggaTTCGCTGTGGAGGACAAACAATTTGACAGCAGTCTAATTATGACTTGTGCTTTAATTCGAGGATATTCAAGGACaaagtaaagacaaaaaaataactcCACATTGAAAAACAAATGCTTCCTTCAGAGAAAATTGGGCTCTTTAGATTGGTCTTTAACTTCTCCTGTCCCTTTTTTAATAATTAGTAAGACACATGACACTGACCACTCTGATATAAAAATCACCTTACTGTGTACAATTTACTGCCCTCGTTATATCACTTTCTAGGTATAAAAAGCACTTTCTTTTCCCTGCTAGTTTAAGGGTGATTTAACATTATATTTCTATGCAACTAAATGTTCACCTGCATTCTCTTGATCATCATCAGCTGCTCCACTAGTGGCTGTGTCTCCCCTGTCAGATTCATGGTCCCCTCCAGCATGATAAAAGCGTGGACTGAAGGGAAGGAGGCGTGGACTGTGGGGTCACTCTGCTCGGACAGCATCAGGGGAATActgaagaaagagagaagagttAGCATGCAAAGAGTGATTGTGATGTTCTGTAAATAAAACGATTGCAATGACCAGGCTAAGCAGCATCACATCAAAGGTTAATAAATCTGTGTATTCAATATTGAGGAATGAGAGAGAAATCTTTACCCTTTTACTAGCGACAAGCTCTCCTCTAATTTAGTTCTCAGTGTCGAGTTGGGTACGCTGCTGAGGCCCTCAGTCACTTTCAGCACTGATTGCTCTACATTGCTCCAGGAACCTGTGGAGGAGTAGCAGCAGAAACACATTGAGATGTCTGACACTGAACAATTGTGCAAAATGAGATTTGactgaaactgatttttttctatatttaagactgttttttttaaacatcaaatcTTTAGACTTCTAAAAATAGATGATAGTTGTTAGGTTCCCAATTACACCCAGGGGATGAGTGGAGTAAACTCCATTTAATGTCACTTCAAGTTTACAAATTGCTTTCATGTAGCTTTGGCAGCAAAGAACCACCATCACAATCCTATGTaaacgcatgcacacacatgcaatgaTATCACCTTGTTCCTCCAGCCGAGCGATGTGGACTAGGGCTCTGTTCTTGGTGCTGCTCATCAGATTGTGAAGCCTCTCCTGGCAGGCTCTCAGACTGGCCTCTGTGCTGGGAGATGGACCCAGTTCTCTCAGCTTCTCACAGTACCAGGCGCAGCCCTGCAGCAGCCACACTACCACTCCCAGCAGAGCCCGACACAGCCCGATGCATTCCTCTGCT from Epinephelus fuscoguttatus linkage group LG20, E.fuscoguttatus.final_Chr_v1 includes:
- the med24 gene encoding mediator of RNA polymerase II transcription subunit 24 isoform X2, which translates into the protein MKVVNLKQAILQAWKERWSDYQWAINIKKNFPKGATWDYLNLAEALMEQAMIGPSPNPLILSYLKYAISSQMVSYSSVLTALSKFDDFSRELCVKSLLDIMDMFCHRLSCHGKAEECIGLCRALLGVVVWLLQGCAWYCEKLRELGPSPSTEASLRACQERLHNLMSSTKNRALVHIARLEEQGSWSNVEQSVLKVTEGLSSVPNSTLRTKLEESLSLVKGIPLMLSEQSDPTVHASFPSVHAFIMLEGTMNLTGETQPLVEQLMMIKRMQRIPAPLFVLEIWKACFTGLIESPEGTEELKWTAFTFLKIPQVLLRLKKYPQGDKGQDFMDDVNIAFQYLLKLTPLLDKADQRCNCDCLGMLLQECNKLGLLSDSNTACLTAKREFAPRLKTAENANIQPNPGLILRAEPTVTNILKTVDADHSKSPEGLLGVLGHMLSGKSLDLLLAAAAATGKLKSFARKFIKLNEFPKHISGEGSKSASVRALLFDISFLMLCHVVQTYGSEVILSDPSPSGETPFFETWLQTCMPEEGKTLNPDHPCFRPEPGKVESLVTLLNNSSEMKLVQVKWHEICLSTPAAILEVLNAWENGVLSVEAVQKITDNIKGKVCSMAICAVAWLVAHVRMLGRDEREKPQTMIRQLVTPLYGENTLQFYNERVIIMSSIMEHMCADVFQQTAATLRPPVEGQEPIPYRNLLPAKDPIHMALSKQFQVVLRKGWVDSRALHLFESLLNMGGVFWFTNNLVKELLKETRQEWADRVVELLYSIFCLDTQQITLTLLGTILPDLLTDSAHWHSLADPPGKALAKLSVWCALSSYSSHHKGPFSARQRKRQREDIEDYNSLFPLDDTQPSKLMRLLSSNEDEPAALSSPGDRSMSTSLSASQLHTVNMRDPLNRVLANLFLLISSILGSKMAGPHTQFVQSFMEECVECLEQGSRGSILQFMPFTMVSELVKLPALAKPRVVLAITDLTLPLGRRVAAKAISAL
- the med24 gene encoding mediator of RNA polymerase II transcription subunit 24 isoform X1 produces the protein MKVVNLKQAILQAWKERWSDYQWAINIKKNFPKGATWDYLNLAEALMEQAMIGPSPNPLILSYLKYAISSQMVSYSSVLTALSKFDDFSRELCVKSLLDIMDMFCHRLSCHGKAEECIGLCRALLGVVVWLLQGCAWYCEKLRELGPSPSTEASLRACQERLHNLMSSTKNRALVHIARLEEQGSWSNVEQSVLKVTEGLSSVPNSTLRTKLEESLSLVKGIPLMLSEQSDPTVHASFPSVHAFIMLEGTMNLTGETQPLVEQLMMIKRMQRIPAPLFVLEIWKACFTGLIESPEGTEELKWTAFTFLKIPQVLLRLKKYPQGDKGQDFMDDVNIAFQYLLKLTPLLDKADQRCNCDCLGMLLQECNKLGLLSDSNTACLTAKRTEDREFAPRLKTAENANIQPNPGLILRAEPTVTNILKTVDADHSKSPEGLLGVLGHMLSGKSLDLLLAAAAATGKLKSFARKFIKLNEFPKHISGEGSKSASVRALLFDISFLMLCHVVQTYGSEVILSDPSPSGETPFFETWLQTCMPEEGKTLNPDHPCFRPEPGKVESLVTLLNNSSEMKLVQVKWHEICLSTPAAILEVLNAWENGVLSVEAVQKITDNIKGKVCSMAICAVAWLVAHVRMLGRDEREKPQTMIRQLVTPLYGENTLQFYNERVIIMSSIMEHMCADVFQQTAATLRPPVEGQEPIPYRNLLPAKDPIHMALSKQFQVVLRKGWVDSRALHLFESLLNMGGVFWFTNNLVKELLKETRQEWADRVVELLYSIFCLDTQQITLTLLGTILPDLLTDSAHWHSLADPPGKALAKLSVWCALSSYSSHHKGPFSARQRKRQREDIEDYNSLFPLDDTQPSKLMRLLSSNEDEPAALSSPGDRSMSTSLSASQLHTVNMRDPLNRVLANLFLLISSILGSKMAGPHTQFVQSFMEECVECLEQGSRGSILQFMPFTMVSELVKLPALAKPRVVLAITDLTLPLGRRVAAKAISAL